One segment of Rickettsiales bacterium DNA contains the following:
- a CDS encoding glycosyltransferase family 2 protein codes for MDNKFPLSVFIICKNEADRIHLPIESTKDWVDEVIVVDSGSTDGTMDKAKELGATQVLFNEWPGYGPQKVFCENLCKNRWLLNLDADEACSPDLIEHIKTLFANGEPKDALYAIRNTMVFPFEDKPRKFSPSGFFVRLYPKDKAGFKESIVHDSVIDKTDSLSTLRIEAPIHHSGFRNYAHMNEKMNFYSGQQAKDNVARGKKVSALRLVLEPFVMFPKAYFGRGYWRFGSEGFVHSLFYAFWRTMRLAKTRELYKQQN; via the coding sequence ATGGACAATAAATTCCCTCTCTCCGTTTTCATTATCTGCAAGAATGAGGCAGATCGTATTCACTTACCGATTGAATCGACCAAGGATTGGGTGGATGAGGTGATCGTGGTCGATAGTGGCTCTACCGATGGCACGATGGATAAGGCGAAAGAGCTAGGGGCGACGCAGGTACTCTTCAACGAATGGCCGGGTTATGGGCCGCAGAAAGTTTTCTGCGAGAATCTATGCAAAAATCGCTGGCTGCTGAATTTGGATGCGGATGAGGCTTGTTCGCCGGACTTGATCGAGCATATCAAAACACTCTTCGCAAACGGCGAGCCTAAAGATGCGCTCTATGCGATCCGCAACACGATGGTTTTCCCGTTTGAAGATAAACCTCGCAAGTTTTCCCCTTCCGGATTCTTCGTAAGACTCTACCCTAAGGATAAGGCGGGCTTTAAAGAGAGCATCGTCCACGACTCAGTCATCGACAAAACCGATTCCCTGTCAACCCTTCGGATAGAGGCTCCGATTCACCATTCAGGCTTTCGTAACTACGCTCACATGAATGAGAAAATGAATTTTTACTCTGGCCAGCAGGCCAAAGATAATGTCGCTCGTGGAAAGAAAGTAAGCGCCTTACGTTTAGTGTTGGAACCGTTTGTAATGTTCCCTAAAGCTTATTTTGGGCGGGGGTACTGGCGATTTGGCTCTGAAGGGTTCGTGCATTCGTTATTCTACGCCTTTTGGCGCACGATGCGTTTAGCAAAAACGCGAGAACTGTATAAACAGCAAAATTAG
- a CDS encoding pilus assembly protein — protein MKKMSHFFKDNQGVVLIEFAFILPILLLLTFPMIDYARYVLLQQKIIKVAYVLGDSITISNPIDVATTAVDVAADPTYFQQLLLDDPNGPDLIDTLPQLMLPFREAPNENLWQVVISYVYKPDPGTPPQLMWQYDEDSRSFTAGSRVSNIGIVSGFTSPIDATLPTELINTMASTEGLIVVEVTGRHNPISPVMGALGIPFVSAEDLQYTSYMRTRYGDLQYMWANNCPPTSTVCP, from the coding sequence ATGAAAAAAATGAGTCATTTCTTCAAAGATAATCAAGGGGTTGTGCTGATAGAATTTGCATTCATTTTGCCAATTCTCTTGTTGCTAACCTTTCCGATGATTGATTATGCACGTTATGTGTTATTGCAGCAAAAAATTATCAAAGTGGCCTATGTATTGGGAGATTCAATCACCATTTCCAATCCAATCGATGTGGCTACAACTGCTGTAGATGTTGCTGCCGACCCAACCTATTTTCAGCAGCTTCTTTTAGATGATCCGAATGGCCCTGACCTTATCGATACGCTTCCTCAATTAATGCTTCCATTCCGTGAAGCGCCGAATGAGAACCTGTGGCAAGTAGTTATTAGTTATGTATATAAGCCAGATCCGGGGACTCCACCGCAATTAATGTGGCAGTATGATGAGGATAGCCGTAGCTTTACTGCTGGTTCGCGGGTTTCAAATATAGGAATTGTTTCAGGGTTTACGAGCCCTATCGATGCAACGCTTCCGACCGAGCTTATTAATACAATGGCATCTACAGAAGGATTAATTGTCGTTGAAGTAACGGGACGTCATAACCCCATCAGCCCTGTTATGGGTGCTTTAGGTATTCCGTTCGTAAGTGCTGAGGACCTTCAATATACGTCTTACATGCGGACTCGTTATGGTGATTTACAGTATATGTGGGCTAATAACTGCCCACCAACCAGTACGGTTTGCCCTTAA
- a CDS encoding CarD family transcriptional regulator, whose protein sequence is MTKKTTSPAKKTATEFNIGDYVVYPTHGVGKIMGEDTQEVSGMTLRLFVISFEKDKMTLRVPVARAHTAGLRGISNMTQIEKAFRTLQGRAKTSRGMWSRRAQEYESKINSGSLISVAEVVRDLHKNVDQSERSYSERMIYESAFSRIVGELAAAEQTDITKATDKLLDVLKKQVAAA, encoded by the coding sequence ATGACGAAGAAAACCACTTCACCTGCTAAAAAAACAGCAACTGAATTCAATATTGGTGACTATGTCGTATACCCAACTCACGGTGTTGGCAAAATTATGGGTGAAGATACCCAAGAAGTTAGCGGCATGACGCTCAGACTTTTTGTCATCTCGTTCGAAAAAGACAAAATGACACTACGTGTCCCTGTAGCCCGCGCACATACTGCTGGCCTACGTGGCATTAGTAACATGACACAAATCGAAAAAGCATTCCGTACCCTACAAGGCCGCGCAAAAACAAGCCGTGGCATGTGGAGCCGTCGTGCGCAAGAATATGAGTCAAAGATCAATTCTGGCAGCCTAATCTCTGTTGCTGAAGTGGTTCGTGACTTGCACAAGAATGTTGATCAATCAGAACGTTCATACTCAGAGCGTATGATTTATGAATCAGCCTTCAGCCGTATTGTGGGCGAACTCGCCGCTGCTGAACAAACAGACATCACTAAAGCGACTGATAAGTTGCTCGATGTACTGAAGAAGCAAGTTGCTGCTGCATAA
- the infC gene encoding translation initiation factor IF-3, with protein MAYNSKKDHGPRVNGKISSEKVRLVGASGEMVGVVPIEDALKHAREAGLDLVEVSPNAEPPVCKVLDYGKYKYEAQKKAAEARKKQKTVQLKEIKVRPSIDDHDFGTKMKQMHKFLDNGDKVKVTLRFRGREMAHQHLGMDVLNRVKEETKEVARVETLPKMEGRQAVMILAPLN; from the coding sequence ATGGCATATAACAGCAAAAAAGATCACGGCCCACGGGTAAACGGAAAAATCTCATCAGAGAAAGTACGCCTCGTTGGTGCTTCAGGTGAAATGGTGGGCGTTGTGCCTATCGAAGATGCGCTTAAACACGCACGTGAAGCGGGTCTAGATCTTGTCGAAGTTTCCCCTAATGCGGAACCTCCTGTATGTAAGGTCCTTGATTACGGTAAGTATAAGTACGAAGCGCAGAAGAAAGCCGCTGAAGCGCGTAAGAAACAAAAGACCGTTCAGCTTAAAGAGATCAAAGTGCGACCTAGTATTGATGACCATGATTTTGGCACCAAGATGAAACAAATGCATAAATTCCTCGATAATGGTGACAAAGTCAAAGTGACACTCCGCTTCCGTGGACGTGAAATGGCACATCAGCACTTAGGGATGGATGTTTTGAACCGCGTGAAAGAAGAGACCAAAGAAGTCGCACGCGTTGAGACTCTTCCTAAGATGGAAGGCCGTCAGGCTGTGATGATTCTTGCTCCCCTCAATTAA
- a CDS encoding TadE/TadG family type IV pilus assembly protein, protein MNNFIKKFRKNKDGSVLIEMAFILPMFLFLTLAIFEFAIIFFYSFVLESAMYNVTRFAKIQPNPTVVEQQVRDLIGQKSLGLMDPNKVIITTALNVDFEDDWENAEPEKCVDPTNSNAVIPGSTCANTNECNGFWLDVKYPSECNIGPPPLQLGAPGDIISYVAFYKKPLFTPGLGLFILQDAGSFLNSSSSAGESWHLISSATVTRNEP, encoded by the coding sequence ATGAATAATTTTATCAAGAAGTTTCGAAAAAATAAAGACGGTTCTGTTCTGATTGAAATGGCATTTATCTTGCCGATGTTTCTTTTTCTTACATTAGCGATCTTCGAATTTGCAATTATCTTTTTTTATAGCTTCGTGCTGGAAAGCGCGATGTATAATGTGACTCGCTTTGCAAAAATTCAACCTAATCCTACAGTGGTAGAGCAACAAGTGCGCGATCTGATCGGTCAAAAGTCGCTTGGGTTAATGGATCCAAATAAAGTGATTATCACGACGGCGTTGAATGTTGATTTTGAAGATGATTGGGAAAATGCAGAACCCGAAAAATGCGTCGACCCTACAAATAGCAATGCTGTGATTCCAGGCTCTACTTGCGCCAACACCAATGAATGTAATGGGTTTTGGTTGGATGTTAAATACCCAAGCGAGTGTAATATCGGCCCACCACCTCTGCAATTAGGTGCTCCCGGAGATATCATTTCCTATGTGGCTTTTTACAAGAAACCTTTATTTACTCCAGGTTTAGGTTTGTTCATTCTTCAAGATGCTGGAAGCTTCTTAAACTCTAGTTCAAGTGCTGGAGAATCTTGGCATCTAATTTCATCTGCCACAGTCACTCGTAACGAACCATAG
- the thrS gene encoding threonine--tRNA ligase, translating into MVSITLPDGSHKEFDTAPTGLQVAESIGAGLAKAAIAMKVNGTQRDLSATLQNGDKIQLLTLRDEEGLEIMRHSVTAQVLAKAIKQLWPAAKLAIGPTIDDGFYYDVDLKESISIDDFAKIEAKMAEIIGTQAPVSREMWDRSEAIAMFEARGESYKAELIKGAAADDTTEAGKISLYRQGDDDDAFIDLCRGPHVTSLTKIAPAYKLTKVAGAYWRGDSKNKQLQRIYGTAWPTPKDLKKYLLRLEEANARDHRKLGKELDLFHLQEEATGIPFWHDKGWTVYRKIQEYMRGRLRIAGYQEVNTPMLVDRRLWEESGHWDKFRENMFTSESDEERTLAMKPMNCPCHVQIFNQGIKSYRDLPLRMAEFGTCHRNEPSGALHGLMRVRGFTQDDAHIFCTEDQITEETISFCNLLKSVYKDFGFEEVMVKFSDRPETRAGSDDVWDKAESSLRDAVEATGLDYTLNPGEGAFYGPKLEFVLRDAIGRDWQCGTLQVDFVLPERLDANYVGKDNDKHRPVMLHRAILGSLERFIGILIEEYSGKFPFWLAPTQVIVAPITNEVDDYAQEVTDKLNAVGISTQADLTSEKINYKVREYSNQKIPYIIAVGNREKDEKSVSIRTLGQQGQKVMSLDDAIGKFTGEAKPPSHN; encoded by the coding sequence ATGGTTAGCATTACCCTCCCTGACGGATCTCACAAAGAGTTTGATACTGCACCTACTGGGCTGCAAGTAGCGGAATCTATTGGCGCGGGCTTGGCGAAAGCCGCTATCGCGATGAAAGTCAACGGCACGCAACGTGACCTGTCTGCAACATTGCAAAATGGCGATAAGATTCAACTTCTGACCCTACGCGATGAAGAAGGTCTGGAAATCATGCGTCACAGTGTGACCGCGCAAGTTCTCGCTAAGGCGATCAAACAACTCTGGCCTGCAGCAAAGCTCGCCATCGGCCCGACCATTGATGACGGTTTCTATTACGATGTCGACTTAAAAGAGAGCATCAGCATTGATGATTTCGCCAAGATTGAAGCCAAAATGGCTGAGATTATTGGTACGCAAGCGCCTGTCTCTCGCGAAATGTGGGATCGTTCAGAAGCCATTGCGATGTTCGAAGCACGAGGCGAAAGCTACAAAGCCGAACTCATCAAAGGTGCCGCCGCAGATGATACGACCGAAGCGGGGAAAATCTCGCTCTACCGCCAAGGTGATGACGACGATGCGTTTATCGATTTATGCCGTGGCCCCCATGTCACCAGCCTGACAAAGATCGCGCCCGCTTATAAACTAACCAAAGTCGCCGGTGCATACTGGCGCGGCGATAGCAAGAATAAGCAGCTCCAGCGTATCTATGGCACTGCATGGCCGACGCCTAAGGATCTAAAGAAATACCTCCTTCGTCTTGAAGAAGCCAATGCCCGCGATCACCGTAAGTTAGGTAAAGAGCTAGATCTCTTCCACTTACAAGAAGAAGCCACTGGCATTCCCTTCTGGCATGATAAAGGCTGGACGGTTTACCGCAAAATTCAAGAATACATGCGCGGACGTTTACGCATCGCAGGCTATCAAGAAGTCAACACGCCGATGCTAGTAGATCGCCGTCTATGGGAAGAATCAGGCCATTGGGATAAATTCCGCGAGAATATGTTCACGTCAGAATCGGATGAAGAACGCACGCTCGCCATGAAGCCGATGAACTGCCCCTGTCACGTACAGATATTTAATCAAGGCATCAAAAGCTACCGCGATCTGCCCCTTCGTATGGCAGAGTTCGGCACCTGCCACCGCAACGAACCCTCCGGTGCACTGCACGGCCTGATGCGTGTTCGCGGCTTTACGCAAGATGATGCACATATCTTCTGTACCGAAGATCAGATTACCGAAGAGACTATATCTTTCTGCAACTTGCTAAAGTCCGTCTATAAAGATTTTGGCTTTGAAGAAGTCATGGTGAAATTCTCTGACCGTCCAGAAACGCGCGCAGGATCAGATGATGTCTGGGATAAAGCCGAGAGCAGCTTGCGCGATGCCGTCGAAGCAACTGGTCTTGACTACACACTAAATCCCGGCGAAGGCGCGTTCTACGGCCCCAAGCTAGAATTTGTTCTACGTGATGCAATTGGCCGTGATTGGCAATGTGGCACGCTTCAAGTCGATTTCGTCCTCCCTGAACGCTTAGACGCCAATTATGTGGGCAAAGATAATGATAAACATCGCCCTGTGATGCTTCACCGCGCGATTCTTGGCTCATTAGAGCGCTTCATCGGTATTTTGATCGAAGAATATTCGGGCAAGTTCCCCTTCTGGCTCGCGCCAACACAAGTCATCGTCGCCCCTATCACCAATGAAGTCGATGATTACGCGCAGGAAGTAACGGACAAGCTAAACGCGGTTGGTATTAGCACGCAAGCGGACCTGACGAGCGAAAAGATTAACTATAAGGTACGTGAATATTCAAATCAGAAGATTCCGTATATCATTGCGGTCGGCAATCGTGAGAAGGACGAAAAATCCGTCTCTATCCGCACCCTCGGCCAACAAGGACAAAAGGTTATGTCACTCGATGACGCGATCGGAAAATTTACCGGAGAGGCAAAACCGCCTTCCCATAACTAA
- a CDS encoding ferredoxin family protein — protein sequence MTFIVDDNCIRCKYTDCVEVCPVDCFYEGENMLVINPDECIDCGVCEPECPAEAIHPESEENIDWVEHNRKFSEVWPNITQKKDELPEAKEFDGIPDKMSFFSEKAGSGDA from the coding sequence ATGACATTCATCGTTGACGATAACTGCATTCGCTGCAAATACACAGACTGTGTTGAAGTCTGCCCCGTAGACTGTTTTTATGAGGGCGAAAACATGCTCGTCATCAATCCAGATGAATGTATCGATTGCGGCGTTTGCGAACCCGAATGCCCTGCTGAAGCAATCCACCCTGAATCCGAAGAAAATATAGATTGGGTGGAACATAATCGTAAATTTTCAGAGGTTTGGCCTAATATTACTCAGAAAAAAGACGAATTACCTGAAGCGAAGGAATTTGATGGAATACCCGATAAAATGAGCTTTTTCAGTGAGAAAGCCGGCTCCGGCGACGCTTAA
- the lpxB gene encoding lipid-A-disaccharide synthase gives MESTPHIYLVAGESSGDLLGGKLMMALKKIHPELTFSGLGGPKMGAQGLAPLFDFSELSLMGFAEVLPHIRKLKRRMAQVRDDIIAKQPEIVVTIDSPGFNFRLVKQLRESGKVDNIKFLHYVAPTVWAYKPKRAEKVATLFDKLLVLLPFEPPYFEREGLSTTFIGHPVLEDDYTRADGQAFREKHGILPGAPLMLLLPGSRTTEIRRHLTIFQQTLELLAARFGGLAEVIIVPKNMEHEIQEHLEDWPGHPIIVTEQDEKHDAFAAATVALVKSGTITLELACARVPMVVTYRVSAITAWLLRRMIKVKYVSLVNLLLNREAIPELIQEKCHPDKLATKLSGFLSSNEMGDKQIEEAQAALAQLIPESGQPPSQIAAKEVLKLALQKA, from the coding sequence ATGGAAAGCACGCCCCATATCTACCTCGTTGCCGGCGAATCTTCCGGTGATTTACTCGGTGGGAAGCTCATGATGGCGCTAAAGAAGATACACCCTGAGCTCACCTTCTCCGGGCTTGGCGGTCCTAAGATGGGCGCGCAGGGGCTAGCCCCTCTCTTTGATTTTAGCGAGCTCTCACTTATGGGTTTTGCGGAAGTGCTACCGCATATCCGCAAACTCAAACGTCGTATGGCACAAGTGCGTGACGACATTATCGCCAAACAACCTGAGATCGTTGTCACCATTGATTCACCGGGCTTCAACTTCCGTCTGGTCAAGCAGCTACGCGAATCGGGTAAAGTCGATAACATCAAGTTCCTGCATTATGTCGCGCCGACGGTTTGGGCTTACAAACCTAAACGTGCCGAAAAAGTGGCGACGCTTTTCGATAAACTTCTCGTTCTACTTCCCTTCGAACCGCCTTATTTTGAGCGCGAAGGCCTCTCCACCACTTTCATCGGCCATCCGGTACTTGAGGATGACTACACTCGAGCAGACGGCCAAGCCTTCCGCGAAAAGCACGGCATCTTACCCGGCGCGCCTCTCATGCTGCTGCTACCGGGGAGCCGCACGACAGAGATTCGTCGGCATCTTACGATTTTTCAGCAAACACTCGAACTGCTTGCCGCGCGTTTCGGCGGCTTAGCCGAAGTAATCATTGTGCCCAAGAATATGGAACATGAGATTCAGGAACATTTAGAGGATTGGCCGGGTCATCCCATCATTGTGACCGAGCAAGACGAGAAGCATGATGCCTTTGCCGCCGCCACCGTAGCGCTCGTAAAATCAGGCACGATCACACTTGAACTTGCCTGTGCGCGCGTGCCGATGGTCGTCACCTACCGTGTATCCGCCATCACCGCTTGGCTATTGCGCCGGATGATTAAGGTAAAATATGTCAGCCTCGTCAATCTCCTACTAAACCGCGAGGCTATCCCGGAATTAATACAAGAGAAGTGCCATCCTGATAAATTGGCGACGAAGCTTTCCGGCTTCCTCTCCAGCAATGAGATGGGCGATAAGCAGATTGAAGAAGCCCAAGCAGCCCTCGCACAACTCATCCCCGAAAGTGGCCAACCGCCCTCACAAATAGCGGCCAAAGAAGTGCTGAAGTTAGCTCTTCAAAAAGCGTAG
- a CDS encoding outer membrane beta-barrel protein, whose protein sequence is MNRKLLLASASVLTLFASPALAQSEGFYIGVGGGANIIHGDDINGNGFDSEFEHDAGFVGAGTLGYKYDNGFRNEIELGYRANKVDQIANVDAEGDTEVYSAMVNLLFDLELTDSNIDTYIGVGAGGALVRHDKAGLLSGTRVDDSDFTPAFQGIAGISYALSDKADLYMNYQYFHAADPNFSTESNIKVDADYDSSNIMLGLRVNLSGDMPAHARAPRPSDMVDSAYDPVMVADSGFASAPESLAAPISRTYIIFFDLDDTRVTGDARAILAQAAEDSRAGNAVSIQVVGHADASGGDDYNMGLSQRRASSVEHALSNMGVNANAMDTIARGETDLLVPTADGVKEPQNRRVEVTYIINP, encoded by the coding sequence ATGAACCGTAAATTACTCCTTGCATCTGCATCCGTACTCACTCTCTTTGCCAGCCCAGCCCTTGCTCAAAGCGAAGGTTTCTATATTGGTGTTGGAGGTGGTGCCAATATCATTCATGGCGATGACATTAATGGAAATGGCTTCGATAGCGAGTTTGAACATGATGCAGGCTTTGTTGGCGCCGGTACACTCGGTTATAAATATGACAACGGCTTCCGTAATGAAATCGAACTTGGTTACCGTGCTAATAAGGTAGATCAAATTGCCAATGTTGACGCAGAAGGCGATACAGAAGTTTACAGCGCAATGGTTAACTTACTATTCGATCTTGAATTGACCGATAGCAATATTGACACTTATATTGGTGTCGGTGCTGGTGGTGCATTGGTTCGTCACGATAAAGCAGGCCTTCTTAGCGGCACACGCGTCGACGATTCAGACTTTACTCCTGCCTTCCAAGGTATCGCAGGCATCAGTTATGCCTTGAGCGACAAGGCCGATCTTTACATGAACTACCAATATTTTCACGCCGCTGATCCTAACTTCTCAACGGAGAGCAATATCAAAGTGGATGCGGACTATGATAGCAGCAACATCATGCTGGGTTTGAGAGTTAACCTTTCAGGCGATATGCCAGCGCATGCGCGAGCACCTCGTCCAAGCGATATGGTTGACTCGGCTTACGATCCCGTCATGGTTGCTGATAGTGGCTTTGCTTCGGCACCGGAGTCATTGGCTGCTCCTATCTCTCGTACATACATTATCTTCTTCGATCTTGATGATACGCGTGTCACAGGTGATGCTCGTGCCATTCTAGCACAAGCAGCAGAGGATTCTCGCGCAGGTAATGCTGTTTCTATCCAGGTTGTTGGTCATGCCGACGCTTCGGGTGGCGATGACTATAATATGGGACTTTCACAACGTCGTGCTAGCTCAGTTGAACATGCACTCTCTAACATGGGTGTAAACGCGAATGCGATGGATACCATTGCTCGCGGTGAGACTGACCTTCTTGTACCGACAGCAGATGGCGTTAAAGAACCACAAAACCGCCGCGTTGAAGTGACTTACATTATTAACCCGTAA
- a CDS encoding cyclic nucleotide-binding domain-containing protein, whose protein sequence is MRPLVSRTFKAGTVIFHEGDGPGAAYLVKTGTARVTVSGAPEAHELAIVGGNSIFGEMSLVDGSPRSATVTVIEDMECYVIDKSRFNELFEGAHPIAKTLFEIQCQRLRKLTQTLSSTQS, encoded by the coding sequence ATGAGACCCCTTGTATCGCGTACATTCAAAGCAGGCACTGTCATCTTCCATGAAGGGGATGGACCTGGAGCGGCGTATCTTGTGAAAACAGGAACCGCGCGCGTGACCGTAAGCGGTGCACCAGAGGCGCATGAATTGGCCATTGTCGGAGGTAATAGTATCTTCGGTGAGATGTCACTGGTGGATGGATCGCCACGCTCGGCCACGGTGACCGTGATTGAAGACATGGAATGCTATGTTATCGATAAAAGTCGCTTTAACGAATTGTTCGAGGGCGCGCACCCAATTGCGAAGACGTTATTTGAGATCCAATGCCAGCGTTTACGTAAATTGACACAAACCTTGAGCAGTACTCAAAGCTAA
- the recG gene encoding ATP-dependent DNA helicase RecG, translating to MRPTELDNWFFSLRHLRGVGDKGYEQLQQLLKRDAPCVRDLLMHLPVDVVDRSMTSHITEKSEGQVVTLQLVIDNHYAAPQGRRRVPYRIACHNEQITLNLIFFNAKGDYLSRTFPEGQVRLVSGKLEQGKQGWQIVHPQMVARPEQEEPLAKLEPIYPLTQGLHHRKLLELMTQSVIQADKIPEWLDPEWKKSQGWRCFYRSLRLIHEPQERADISSNSPYFQRLIYDELLASQLTLTLVREKMQRSAHAPMIAPQGVLRQQLIESLPFTLTGGQQEVLGEIDDDMASGKRMLRLLQGDVGSGKTVVALAAMLAVVEAGGQAALMVPTEILGRQHLAAFKKVLESLEIPVALLSGSCEPAERARVMAQMESGELPIVIGTHAVFQDSVTFKNLMLAVVDEQHRFGVNQRLKLADKGQGTHMLLMSATPIPRSLTMTLFGDMEVSILREKPAGRQEIKTSAMPLARYEKVMQSVEQALARGEKIYWICPLVEGSEEMETDLAAAVERHREFAVRFKHLTNATLVHGRIKGEEREIEMQRFANGDSRLLVATTVVEVGVDVPDATIMVIEHAERFGLSQLHQLRGRVGRSDKASSCLLLYADKVGETSRERLKVMRESNDGFYLAEEDLRLRGSGEILGTRQSGMPAFHFAELPRDQVLLKAARDEVKLILHNDIDLETERGKRLRMLLYLFGQDEKLRFLKS from the coding sequence ATGCGCCCAACCGAACTTGATAACTGGTTTTTTAGTCTTCGCCATTTACGCGGGGTGGGGGATAAGGGCTATGAACAGCTTCAGCAGCTGTTGAAGCGTGATGCGCCTTGCGTGCGGGATCTGTTGATGCATCTGCCGGTCGATGTGGTGGATCGCTCAATGACGAGCCATATTACCGAGAAATCTGAAGGGCAGGTGGTGACGTTGCAGCTGGTGATTGATAATCATTATGCCGCGCCGCAGGGGCGCCGGCGAGTGCCGTATCGCATTGCGTGCCATAATGAGCAAATCACGCTGAATCTTATCTTTTTTAATGCCAAGGGCGATTATCTGAGTCGTACCTTTCCAGAAGGGCAAGTGCGCTTAGTTTCGGGCAAGCTAGAGCAAGGCAAACAAGGCTGGCAGATTGTACATCCGCAAATGGTGGCGCGCCCTGAGCAGGAAGAGCCGCTGGCGAAATTAGAGCCGATTTATCCGCTGACTCAAGGGTTGCATCATCGTAAATTGCTGGAGCTGATGACGCAATCGGTGATACAGGCGGATAAGATACCGGAATGGCTCGACCCTGAATGGAAGAAGAGCCAGGGGTGGCGGTGCTTCTATCGTAGCTTGCGTTTGATTCATGAGCCGCAGGAACGCGCTGATATCAGCAGTAATAGCCCTTATTTCCAACGCCTTATTTACGATGAACTACTAGCCAGTCAGCTCACGCTTACTCTCGTGCGCGAGAAAATGCAGCGTAGCGCGCATGCGCCGATGATTGCGCCGCAAGGAGTGTTACGTCAGCAGTTAATAGAGAGCTTGCCCTTTACGCTCACCGGCGGACAGCAGGAAGTGCTTGGCGAAATCGATGATGATATGGCTAGCGGTAAGCGGATGCTGCGCTTGCTGCAAGGTGATGTGGGTAGCGGTAAGACTGTGGTCGCGCTGGCTGCGATGCTAGCGGTGGTTGAAGCGGGCGGGCAGGCGGCATTGATGGTGCCAACAGAGATTTTGGGGCGCCAGCATTTGGCCGCGTTTAAGAAGGTGCTGGAATCTCTGGAGATCCCAGTGGCGTTACTGTCGGGCTCCTGCGAGCCGGCGGAGCGCGCGCGCGTGATGGCGCAAATGGAGAGTGGAGAATTACCGATCGTAATTGGCACGCATGCTGTGTTTCAGGATTCTGTCACGTTCAAGAATCTCATGCTCGCGGTGGTGGATGAGCAACATCGTTTTGGTGTAAATCAGCGGCTGAAACTGGCCGATAAAGGGCAGGGTACGCACATGCTGCTCATGTCTGCGACGCCGATTCCGCGGAGTCTCACCATGACGCTGTTTGGCGATATGGAGGTATCGATCTTGCGCGAAAAGCCGGCAGGCCGACAGGAAATCAAAACTAGCGCCATGCCGCTCGCACGTTATGAGAAGGTGATGCAATCGGTGGAGCAGGCGTTGGCGCGTGGCGAGAAAATCTATTGGATATGCCCACTGGTTGAAGGCTCGGAAGAGATGGAAACGGATTTGGCGGCGGCGGTGGAGCGTCACCGTGAATTTGCGGTTCGATTTAAGCATTTGACCAATGCGACCCTCGTACATGGCCGCATCAAAGGCGAAGAACGCGAGATTGAAATGCAGCGCTTTGCGAATGGAGATTCCCGCTTGCTGGTGGCGACGACCGTGGTTGAGGTGGGGGTCGATGTGCCCGATGCGACGATTATGGTGATCGAACATGCCGAGCGTTTCGGTCTGTCACAGTTGCACCAGCTACGTGGGCGTGTCGGGCGGAGTGACAAAGCCTCCAGCTGCTTGCTGCTTTATGCGGATAAAGTCGGTGAAACGAGCCGGGAACGACTCAAGGTGATGCGCGAGAGTAATGACGGTTTCTATCTGGCGGAAGAGGACCTTCGCTTGCGTGGAAGTGGCGAGATATTAGGCACACGCCAAAGCGGCATGCCCGCCTTCCATTTTGCCGAACTCCCGCGCGATCAAGTGCTACTAAAAGCCGCACGTGACGAGGTGAAGCTCATTTTGCATAACGATATAGACCTGGAAACCGAACGGGGTAAGCGATTGCGAATGCTGCTCTATCTGTTCGGACAGGATGAGAAGCTACGCTTTTTGAAGAGCTAA